A portion of the Pagrus major chromosome 8, Pma_NU_1.0 genome contains these proteins:
- the cart2 gene encoding cocaine- and amphetamine-regulated transcript 2, translating into MWARAVLCAALLCALCPAGRTEAERDERDVQDYHYSNSNRLLGALHEVLEKLQTKRINPWEKKYGQVPSCDLGEHCAVRKGSRIGKMCDCPRGAFCNFFLLKCL; encoded by the exons ATGTGGGCGCGAGCTGTGCTGTGCGCGGCGCTGCTGTGCGCGCTCTGCCCGGCGGGGAGGACGGAAGCCGAGAGGGACGAGCGGGACGTGCAGGACTACCACTACTCCAACTCCAACAGGCTG ctcggCGCTCTGCATGAAGTGCTGGAGAAGCTGCAGACCAAGAGGATTAATCCGTGGGAGAAGAAGTACGGACAGGTCCCCtca TGTGACCTCGGCGAGCACTGCGCCGTCAGGAAAGGATCTCGGATCGGGAAGATGTGCGACTGCCCTCGAGGAGCTTTCTGCAACTTCTTCCTGCTGAAGTGCTTATGA